From a single Phragmites australis chromosome 7, lpPhrAust1.1, whole genome shotgun sequence genomic region:
- the LOC133924221 gene encoding probable serine/threonine-protein kinase At1g01540, translated as MSDSELSQGTLVFGLHLWELVGIGVGAAFVLLLVLLSLLCLLASRRRRRRRAVPTTPVLHLPVTAPNAQPKHPTKPPRDIQEVPSRAPAAPAKAPLAQMLQAPPPDSIQIETGKEHRITFPEQPPPPHHQRSGGPSSRGASGESRGGGGEPGVPEVSHLGWGHWYTLKELEAATCMFADEKVIGEGGYGIVYHGVLEGGMQVAVKNLLNNRGQAEREFKVEVEAIGRVRHKNLVRLLGYCAEGNQRMLVYEYVNNGTLEQWLHGDVGPVSPLTWDIRMKIILGSAKGLMYLHEGLEPKVVHRDVKSSNILLDKHWNAKLSDFGLAKLLGSERSYVTTRVMGTFGYVAPEYAGTGMLNETSDVYSFGILIMEIISGRVPVDYNRPPGEINLVEWLKTMVSSRNSEGVLDPKMTEKPTSRALKKALLVALRCVDPEARKRPKIGHVIHMLEVDDFPYRDERRGGKAPAQAKLAETPASEPGDSSGNNTPKDTPDQGDPFTWRNLET; from the exons ATGTCGGACTCGGAGCTGTCTCAGGGCACGTTGGTGTTCGGTCTCCACCTGTGGGAGCTTGTCGGCATCGGCGTCGGCGCCGCCTTCgttctcctcctcgtcctcctctccCTGCTGTGTCTCCtcgcctcccgccgccgccgtcgccgccgtgccgTCCCGACCACCCCCGTCCTCCACCTCCCTGTCACGGCGCCCAATGCCCAGCCCAAGCACCCCACCAAGCCCCCCAGGGACATCCAAGAAGTGCCTTCCCGCGCCCCCGCCGCCCCGGCCAAGGCGCCGCTCGCGCAGATGCTCCAGGCGCCCCCGCCGGACTCCATCCAGATCGAGACGGGGAAGGAGCACCGCATCACGTTTCCggagcagccgccgccgccgcaccaccAGCGGAGCGGGGGGCCGTCGTCGCGGGGCGCAAGCGGCGAGagccgcggcgggggcggggagCCGGGGGTCCCGGAGGTGTCGCACCTGGGCTGGGGCCACTGGTACACGCTCAAGGAACTGGAGGCCGCCACGTGCATGTTCGCCGACGAGAAGGTGATCGGCGAGGGCGGCTACGGCATCGTGTACCACGGCGTGCTCGAGGGCGGCATGCAGGTCGCCGTCAAAAACTTGCTTAACAACAG GGGGCAGGCAGAGAGGGAATTCAAGGTTGAGGTGGAAGCGATTGGGCGGGTGCGGCACAAGAACCTGGTGCGGTTGTTGGGATACTGCGCTGAAGGCAACCAAAG GATGCTTGTGTATGAGTATGTCAATAATGGAACCTTGGAGCAATGGCTCCACGGTGATGTTGGTCCTGTGAGCCCTCTTACATGGGATATCAGAATGAAAATTATTCTAGGATCAGCAAAAGG CTTAATGTATTTGCACGAGGGACTTGAGCCGAAGGTGGTTCACCGTGATGTCAAGTCGAGCAATATTCTCCTTGATAAGCATTGGAATGCTAAGCTTTCTGATTTTGGGCTAGCAAAGCTTTTGGGCTCAGAGAGGAGTTATGTCACAACGAGGGTCATGGGAACATTTGG GTATGTTGCGCCAGAGTATGCAGGCACTGGCATGTTGAATGAAACTAGTGATGTCTATAGTTTTGGGATTCTTATTATGGAAATAATATCTGGCCGGGTACCTGTTGATTACAACAGGCCACCAGGGGAG ATTAATCTTGTTGAATGGCTGAAGACAATGGTCAGCAGCCGAAATTCTGAAGGGGTTTTGGATCCAAAGATGACTGAAAAACCTACTTCTAGAGCATTGAAGAAGGCTTTGCTAGTGGCTCTGCGGTGCGTAGATCCTGAAGCTCGTAAGAGGCCAAAGATTGGGCATGTCATTCACATGCTTGAAGTTGACGATTTTCCCTACAGAGAT GAACGTCGAGGTGGCAAAGCACCAGCTCAAGCAAAACTGGCGGAAACACCAGCAAGCGAACCTGGTGATAGCAGTGGGAACAACACACCAAAAGACACACCTGATCAAGGCGATCCTTTCACTTGGAGAAATCTAGAGACCTAG
- the LOC133924223 gene encoding small ribosomal subunit protein eS10z, producing the protein MIIPKKNRNEICKYLFKEGVLYAKKDYNLAKHPQIDVPNLQVIKLMQSFKSKEYVRETFSWQYYYWYLTNDGIEHLRNYLNLPSEIVPATLKKSARPPGRPFGSGPPGDRPRGPPRFEGDRPRFGDRDGYRGGPRGAPGDFGGEKGGAPAEFQPSFRSSGGRPGFGRGGGSGFGAGPTSSSME; encoded by the exons ATG ATCATCCCCAAGAAGAACCGCAATGAGATCTGCAAATACCTCTTCAAAG AGGGGGTTCTGTACGCCAAGAAGGACTACAACCTGGCAAAGCACCCACAGATCGACGTGCCTAACCTGCAGGTGATCAAGCTCATGCAGAGCTTCAAGTCCAAGGAGTACGTCAGGGAGACCTTCTCCTGGCAGTACTACTACTGGTACCTCACAAACGATGGCATTGAGCACCTGCGCAACTACCTCAACCTGCCATCAGAGATCGTGCCTGCCACACTCAAGAAGTCTGCCCGGCCGCCTGGCCGCCCATTTGGCTCTGGCCCACCTGGTGATCGCCCAAG GGGCCCACCTCGCTTTGAAGGGGACAGGCCAAGGTTTGGTGACAGGGATGGGTACCGCGGTGGCCCCCGCGGTGCTCCTGGTGACTTTGGTGGTGAGAAGGGTGGAGCTCCTGCAGAGTTCCAGCCGTCATTCAGG AGTTCTGGTGGTAGACCTGGCTTTGGCCGTGGTGGCGGCAGTGGCTTCGGTGCTGGCCCCACCTCTTCTTCCATGGAGTGA
- the LOC133924222 gene encoding PI-PLC X domain-containing protein At5g67130-like, which produces MMARAEPELVVPLLRLAAVALLLWCSPAAVVSARKVGETCALDRNCDAGLHCETCVADGNVRPRCTRVTPVDPQTKARNLPFNRYAWLTMHNSFARLGQRSQTGVAIATPWNQQDTVTEQLKNGVRGLMLDMYDFRNDIWLCHSYGGICQNFTAFQPAVNVLREIESFLSRNPSEVVTIFVEDYVESPMGLTRVLNTSGLSKYLFPAWRMPKNGGDWPLLSDMVRDNHRLLVFTSKPAKEAAEGIPYEWRYVIENQYGRKGMVKGSCRNRAESAAMNDLSRSLVLVNYFRDIPNFPEACKDNSAQLLDMLATCHGQSADRWANFIAVDFYKRSDRGGAAEATDRANGGLVCGCGSISACSANGTCSLRHGRTPKGIFNASSEATAWRPPPVLQWQRLVLLPALLSLLLCL; this is translated from the exons ATGATGGCCAGGGCGGAGCCGGAGCTGGTGGTGCCTCTGCTtcgcctcgccgccgtcgctcTCCTCTTGTGGTGCTCCCCCGCCGCCGTGGTGTCGGCCCGGAAGGTGGGCGAGACGTGCGCGCTGGACCGGAACTGCGACGCGGGGCTGCACTGCGAGACGTGCGTCGCCGACGGCAACGTGCGCCCGCGCTGCACCCGCGTCACCCCCGTTGACCCGCAGACGAAG GCGCGGAACTTGCCGTTCAACCGGTACGCGTGGCTGACGATGCACAACTCCTTCGCGCGTCTCGGCCAGCGGTCGCAGACGGGGGTCGCCATCGCCACGCCGTGGAACCAGCAGGACACCGTCACCGAGCAGCTCAAA AACGGCGTGAGGGGGCTGATGCTGGACATGTACGACTTCCGCAACGACATCTGGCTCTGCCACTCCTACGGCGGCATCTGCCAAAACTTCACCGCATTC CAACCGGCGGTGAACGTGCTCCGGGAGATCGAGAGCTTCCTGTCGAGGAACCCCTCCGAGGTGGTGACCATCTTCGTCGAGGACTACGTCGAGTCGCCGATGGGGCTCACCCGGGTGCTCAACACGTCTGGCCTGTCCAAGTACCTCTTCCCCGCCTGGCGCATGCCCAAGAACGGCGGCGACTGGCCGTTGCTCAGCGACATGGTTCGCGACAACCACCGCCTGCTGGTCTTCACCTCGAAACCCGCCAAGGAGGCCGCCGAGGGCATCCCCTACGAGTGGCGCTACGTCATTGAGAACCAGT ACGGGAGAAAGGGGATGGTGAAGGGGTCGTGCCGCAACCGCGCCGAGTCCGCCGCCATGAACGACCTGTCGAGGTCGCTGGTGCTGGTGAACTACTTCAGGGACATCCCCAACTTTCCAGAGGCGTGCAAGGACAACTCCGCGCAGCTGCTGGACATGCTCGCCACCTGCCACGGCCAGTCCGCGGACCGATGGGCCAACTTCATCGCCGTGGACTTCTACAAG AGGAGCGATCgaggcggcgcggcggaggcCACGGACAGGGCGAACGGCGGCCTGGTCTGTGGGTGCGGGAGCATATCTGCTTGCAGC GCCAACGGTACATGCAGTCTCCGGCACGGCAGAACGCCCAAAGGCATCTTCAACGCCTCATCGGAAGCCACGGcgtggcggccgccgccggtgcTGCAGTGGCAGCGGCTGGTCCTGCTAcctgctctcctctctctacttCTGTGCCTGTAA